The Betta splendens chromosome 24, fBetSpl5.4, whole genome shotgun sequence DNA window GCGTGATCCAGGCCGAACAGGCAGCAGAGTCTAAATAACCTCTCATATTCTGGGCTTTTTAATGCTCTTATTGTTCTGAGACTCTTGATTTGCCCACTTTGATCCAACAGTCCCTTTGAGAAGGAGGAGCATCGATCAGAAGATCCAGACGTCGTTCAAACACAACTACGGCCTCCGTCTGTTGCTCTGCTGTTCTCGTGGTGGACGCCATGTTTTAACCCTTTGACCCTTCACCTCCAACTACTGATGTGATGACACTCtgtttaaataaagcttttataaCCCATGTTTCTACTTCATTGGAACAGTCACAGTGTTTGATGTCTGACTAACACTCATAATTACTATAAATACTGTCACAATCTTAAAATCCTTCTAAAACAACTTAATATTACAGTTAAACAATTTCCATTGCTTaagattaaatattattttgatttgagttgtgtttttgtgcacaaATTGTGCTTCAGTGTTAGAACCTTGTGCTGATGCAGTGATgtcaaacaagcaaaaacagtttgtatattttattataaagttacagtaacaagtgtttgtgttcatcatTAAACAGTCCTCAAACTCTAAATTAACCGTTTTGGGGAAGTAAACAATGGAGAGGGAGTCTGAGTGGATGAACACACCTgtgcaggtgatggaggaggaggaggaggatcacatacaggagcagctgctctgtggggGGTTTAGTCTGTCGTCATGTTTGTCAGAGGAATGAAACCGAAGGCTGCTTTGCAACGATCCTTTAGGTCAAGGTGAGTTTTCATCGAACTACAAAGAGCCACGGATCCAGAActgagacaaagaggaaaaagtaAAACGAGAATAACAGGAGGGACGTGAGCGAGGCCGTTCACTGAGAGGAGCCGGGCCGCGTCTCCATCCGCTGCGGAGCAGCTCGGTCTCAGTCCGAACCCGACCCGCTGACGGCTCTCGCCTCCAACCGTGTCCGCATCATCAGTATTGGGTTTGCTTTTACGTAAGTACGGCgacctttcctctcctttccctcCGACGAGCTCCACGGCCGCGTGGAGCACGGGGAACCGCGGTTGGAGCCTTTTCACTGCATTTAGCCGTGAGCACCAGCGATCACTGGCATTAATCGCCATATTTGTAGATGATTTAAAAGCCAGTTACTGTGACTCACGTTTCCAGACGGACTGTTTTATCTGTCGAACGGCTGTAGTCCGCTTCCTCATTAATGTGGTCACATTTGACGCAAATGAGCCAAAATGAAAACTACAGGTTTTTAAAATAGCAATTTTACCCATCGCGGAGTCACAGTTTAAAATGACGTTTTACCTGACGCAGGTAAAACATTGGACATTACTACTAAGATGAATTTACCAACAGCATTTCATCGGTAGCACCTTTAGCCTTTGAATGTGCTTTGAACGTGTACACGcgtcaaacacagcaacacacagacattgtACAACGTCCAGATCCCGGTGTGAAGTTGCGACGTCTGTctcctctttattttttaaatggaaaacgGGAGAGGTCGGGGTTCTTGAAGGCACCATGACACTCGTGGCGCTCTTGTGACGTCATATTTTAGGGACTGCGTTTTTGTCGAGTTCAGCTATGTCAACCTGACTTTAAATGCGGATTTTATGCCGAGACGTCAACGATGTGTCTCCTAACGGGGAGCAGTAAGTTGACGTTAGCTCATTTACTAACCGTCAGAAATATGAGGGTTAGTCGGTGATAAATGGGACTAGCAGCTGACGTCAGTTAAGCTAACTGGTTAGCCCAAGCTAGTGGCCAAACGGACGGTGTGTTTTCCCATATGTCGTAGTGTTGTTGAGTCCTAATTAGCGGCTcgtgtgtgttcatgtaaacagaaacagctcCTTTGAACTAATGGCAGCAGAAGCCACAGGTCGCATCATATGAAACTGTGTTTTAAGTGCTTTTTACGTTGACTGATATTTACTGTTGTGCTGTTGCGTGTGTATACGGGGTTTTGGTTTAACGCTTAGTTTCCTTTGACCCTTTCTCCCTCAGAAGTCCCATGTTTCTTAACCGGCTGAGCGGCTTCGGCTCCTCCGTCCTTCCGGTTCTGTCCCGGGACGGCTTCAAGCGCAGCACCCAcatcccagctcctcctccatggTGGTCAGAGCGTCGCCACCGACTTTACATCCAAACAGTTGTTACAAGGACGTTGCACCCGCAGAACATGAACCCAGGTTCCTTCAGCAGTAGATGTGGTTCCGTCCACACCGCTTCCGGCCTCATGACCGAGCACGGAGACAAAGAGCCTGTgcacaaaaggaggaaaagtACAGAGGTACAGAGTGCGGAGGAAAGAGAAGGAcgcggagctgcagcacaaggtTCAACAGCAGCCAAAGTgagtgaaggaaggagggatcaccatcatcccagcagcagccacaaaccTCACTCACATCACAACTCTAGAGACATGAATGAGGAAAGGACTAAATACTGGAATAaagcacagaaagacacaactcCACCTAGAGGAAGGAGCAAATACCAGACCGGAGGGTCCAGGACCCCACGGTTCACAGCCAGAGACCTGGGGGTGGAGTGGGAGCATCACAGGCCTCCAGACGCCCCCAAAGAAACGAGTCCTGGCCACTTCGATCGGACACGTTTGGGAGGTGATGCCCACATGCAGCCGTCTCCACCTGGAGACACCCTGCGTCCCCAGGATGCTGCCCAGACCACGCCTGTCAAGCGTGAGTGTCATGTCGGTTGCCAAAGCAGAGCTGCTTCGATTCCAGTGTGTGAAACATAGCAGAACTGGAACACGTTTACACATTAAACAACTTCCCTCCTCAGCTCTTCACAGGCAGTGGCTAATGTCTCcggcctgcagctccagccttcAGCCGCCAGGCGTCTGCACAGCCTTTGACTTTGTGGTGATGTCCTACAACATCCtgtcccaggagctgctgcaggacaatgCCTACCTGTACCGACACTGTAACCCCAGCGTGCTGCCCTGGGACTACAGGCTGCCCAACCTGCTGTCTGAGATCCAGCAGCACAACGCTGACGTGAGTGAATCACTACGTGCTTGTTGCTTTGTATAGTAGTAGAAACATGTGTACATGCACAGAATGTGCTGCAGCATTGTGATACTGAGATGTGATGAGCTCTGAACTCTTTCAGATCCTGTGTCTTCAGGAAGTCCAGGAGGACCACTATGAAAACCAGATTAAGCCTGCTCTGCAGAAACAAGGTAAAACagaatgcagaaacacttcctGCTTAAGGTCAAACAAATAAACACCAACGCATCTTGGTAGCAAATGTACTTTCTGTCGTCAAATCATCTTTTGCCGTGTGTATGTTCAGGTTATAGCTCAAAGTATAAGAAGCGAACGGGAGGGAAACCAGACGGTTGTGCTGTCTTCTACAAGTCGTCCCGCCTCTCGCTCGTCTCGTCCACTCCTGTTGAGTTCTTCCGATCCGGTGACGACCTCCTTGACCGGGATAATGTGGGACTTGTTGTGCTGCTAAAGCCAAACGATGCCGCGGGTCAGTCCGGTTCCATCTGCGTGGCCAACACTCACCTGCTCTTCAACCCCCGCCGTGGGGACATCAAACTGGCCCAGCTCGCCATCCTGTTGGCTGAGATCAGCAGACTGTCCCGTCTGCCGGACGGCTCGGCCGCTCCAGTTGTGCTGTGTGGGGATTTTAACGCCACTCCCTGGAGTCCGCTGCTAAGTTTCCTGACGGAAGGCTACCTGGATTATCGGGGACTGCTGCTGAGCATGGTGAGACGCACTCAGGTGCCTCAGGTGATTGATCTGAACACACGCTAACCGTGTTTGCTCCCAGGTGTCGGGTCAGCAGAGCCCTCCCAGAGGTCAGCGCAGGCTCGGTTCTCCCCTCTGGTCTCCCAGTTTGGGAATCAACTGTCTGTGCCAGTATGAAGCCACGCCCCCTGGAGGTAACTCTGATCAGCCTGCTCAAGGtcaggctggagctgcagctgctgacaggTAACTAGTGCCGCTGTGTAGATGCCCAGTATCAACGCCACTGCCACTGGTCCTAGAGTCAAGGCCACAGTCGGTCAATGTTTACTAATGTAAACTCTCCTTGAGACTTGAAAACTAAGTGTGCACAAACACCTCGACCCCGTTTCACCAGAGCCAAACTGGAGCACGGCCTGAAGCTGGCGTCGTCCTACCAGCGCCACCGGATGCCTGACGGGAGACGTGAGATCACCACCTGCCACTACCAGTCAGCCAAGATGGTGGATTACATCCTGTTCACCTCAGgtgctgattttttttaaattaattgaaCTAATTGATGGAACCTTTGAGCTTACTGGCCTTTGTTTATTCCTGAAGACCTGAGCTCCACTTCTTCACCTCCTGGCCggggcctccagctgctgggcagGTTGTCGCTGGTCGGGGAGTCGGAGCTGCAGGCTGTTAACGGCCTCCCCAACCAGCACCACTCCTCTGaccacctccctctcctcgctcGCTTCCTCCTACGGATGTGACAGCAGCTCTGGCTGGAGTTGAAGCTAAGAGGTGGTCGGACATGGTCTAAGACGTTTAAGGTACTCGTCAAAGAAATCTGTTTGACATTTTAGGTATTTAAAGACATTTAAGGACACAGTGATACTggacaatatttaaattttaaaatgactACTTT harbors:
- the angel2 gene encoding protein angel homolog 2 isoform X1, which translates into the protein MFVRGMKPKAALQRSFRSRSPMFLNRLSGFGSSVLPVLSRDGFKRSTHIPAPPPWWSERRHRLYIQTVVTRTLHPQNMNPGSFSSRCGSVHTASGLMTEHGDKEPVHKRRKSTEVQSAEEREGRGAAAQGSTAAKVSEGRRDHHHPSSSHKPHSHHNSRDMNEERTKYWNKAQKDTTPPRGRSKYQTGGSRTPRFTARDLGVEWEHHRPPDAPKETSPGHFDRTRLGGDAHMQPSPPGDTLRPQDAAQTTPVKPLHRQWLMSPACSSSLQPPGVCTAFDFVVMSYNILSQELLQDNAYLYRHCNPSVLPWDYRLPNLLSEIQQHNADILCLQEVQEDHYENQIKPALQKQGYSSKYKKRTGGKPDGCAVFYKSSRLSLVSSTPVEFFRSGDDLLDRDNVGLVVLLKPNDAAGQSGSICVANTHLLFNPRRGDIKLAQLAILLAEISRLSRLPDGSAAPVVLCGDFNATPWSPLLSFLTEGYLDYRGLLLSMVSGQQSPPRGQRRLGSPLWSPSLGINCLCQYEATPPGGNSDQPAQGQAGAAAADRAKLEHGLKLASSYQRHRMPDGRREITTCHYQSAKMVDYILFTSDLSSTSSPPGRGLQLLGRLSLVGESELQAVNGLPNQHHSSDHLPLLARFLLRM
- the angel2 gene encoding protein angel homolog 2 isoform X2, which gives rise to MRILCRDVNDVSPNGEQSPMFLNRLSGFGSSVLPVLSRDGFKRSTHIPAPPPWWSERRHRLYIQTVVTRTLHPQNMNPGSFSSRCGSVHTASGLMTEHGDKEPVHKRRKSTEVQSAEEREGRGAAAQGSTAAKVSEGRRDHHHPSSSHKPHSHHNSRDMNEERTKYWNKAQKDTTPPRGRSKYQTGGSRTPRFTARDLGVEWEHHRPPDAPKETSPGHFDRTRLGGDAHMQPSPPGDTLRPQDAAQTTPVKPLHRQWLMSPACSSSLQPPGVCTAFDFVVMSYNILSQELLQDNAYLYRHCNPSVLPWDYRLPNLLSEIQQHNADILCLQEVQEDHYENQIKPALQKQGYSSKYKKRTGGKPDGCAVFYKSSRLSLVSSTPVEFFRSGDDLLDRDNVGLVVLLKPNDAAGQSGSICVANTHLLFNPRRGDIKLAQLAILLAEISRLSRLPDGSAAPVVLCGDFNATPWSPLLSFLTEGYLDYRGLLLSMVSGQQSPPRGQRRLGSPLWSPSLGINCLCQYEATPPGGNSDQPAQGQAGAAAADRAKLEHGLKLASSYQRHRMPDGRREITTCHYQSAKMVDYILFTSDLSSTSSPPGRGLQLLGRLSLVGESELQAVNGLPNQHHSSDHLPLLARFLLRM
- the angel2 gene encoding protein angel homolog 2 isoform X3, coding for MFLNRLSGFGSSVLPVLSRDGFKRSTHIPAPPPWWSERRHRLYIQTVVTRTLHPQNMNPGSFSSRCGSVHTASGLMTEHGDKEPVHKRRKSTEVQSAEEREGRGAAAQGSTAAKVSEGRRDHHHPSSSHKPHSHHNSRDMNEERTKYWNKAQKDTTPPRGRSKYQTGGSRTPRFTARDLGVEWEHHRPPDAPKETSPGHFDRTRLGGDAHMQPSPPGDTLRPQDAAQTTPVKPLHRQWLMSPACSSSLQPPGVCTAFDFVVMSYNILSQELLQDNAYLYRHCNPSVLPWDYRLPNLLSEIQQHNADILCLQEVQEDHYENQIKPALQKQGYSSKYKKRTGGKPDGCAVFYKSSRLSLVSSTPVEFFRSGDDLLDRDNVGLVVLLKPNDAAGQSGSICVANTHLLFNPRRGDIKLAQLAILLAEISRLSRLPDGSAAPVVLCGDFNATPWSPLLSFLTEGYLDYRGLLLSMVSGQQSPPRGQRRLGSPLWSPSLGINCLCQYEATPPGGNSDQPAQGQAGAAAADRAKLEHGLKLASSYQRHRMPDGRREITTCHYQSAKMVDYILFTSDLSSTSSPPGRGLQLLGRLSLVGESELQAVNGLPNQHHSSDHLPLLARFLLRM